A part of Caretta caretta isolate rCarCar2 chromosome 1, rCarCar1.hap1, whole genome shotgun sequence genomic DNA contains:
- the ENDOD1 gene encoding endonuclease domain-containing 1 protein: MKMSILFSLCIFAFPGFSQGRVVGVDEAGFAECNEFFYGETPPEGFTESFHVKICQQYNKEPRFATLYSMEDKTPLYSAFKYTKAAQRGEESWMVEPQIDDPGNDLEEMVHEADAVGSVNNLGANQALTTDYVDSGYARGQLNPSSLNEDDFQLATYTLTNAVPMTPSLSESWHKDVENIVEQALAPHCENGARLYLVAGAVPSSLRVKDKVSIPEFLWLAACCDAPEVWSVGFLKRPSGENSIEDLSVEELEKQLPSGAHLFKRNCGGGSQSQEKMEAILQTINQIQSEESILQTMAGKHGEGQRAQEKRGERSLLRRVAGIVATPFTKLLRIVGYVLVEVVRYTCYFLWYVVKQLSNTAMGGLYSLWNGVMSYVKEISTVLLNIPRDMAKVTANIVMGFVRIFQKTLSLIYRILSVPVGLFLHIMAFPLDTLCAIPIVLKDMAAGVGGTCSLIVDATAGLMSAFYYLATHLGKKFVPKLSSDD; this comes from the exons ATGAAGATGtcaattttattttcactttgcaTCTTTGCTTTCCCTGGCTTTTCCCAGGGCAGGGTTGTTGGAGTGGATGAAGCTGGCTTTGCTGAATGCAATGAGTTCTTTTATGGAGAAACCCCACCAGAAGGATTTACAGAGTCTTTCCATGTGAAAATCTGTCAGCAGTACAACAAAGAGCCACGCTTTGCAACGCTCTACAGCATGGAGGACAAGACCCCTCTTTATTCTGCTTTTAAATACACAAAAGCAGCtcagagaggggaggagagctggATGGTTGAACCGCAG ATAGATGATCCTGGAAATGACTTGGAGGAAATGGTGCATGAAGCTGATGCTGTTGGCTCAGTGAACAACCTTGGAGCAAACCAAGCCCTGACCACAGACTATGTGGACTCTGGTTATGCGAGAGGGCAGCtaaaccccagttccctcaatgAAGATGATTTCCAGCTAGCCACATACACCCTTACTAATGCTGTCCCTATGACTCCATCTCTCAGCGAAAGCTGGCACAAGGATGTCGAGAATATAGTAGAGCAAGCTTTGGCTCCACATTGTGAAAACGGGGCTCGCCTGTATCTTGTTGCAGGTGCTGTTCCGTCCAGCCTCAGAGTTAAAGACAAGGTGTCCATACCAGAGTTTCTCTGGCTGGCAGCTTGCTGTGATGCTCCGGAGGTATGGTCTGTGGGCTTTCTGAAACGCCCGAGTGGTGAAAACAGTATAGAAGACCTGTCTGTGGAAGAGCTGGAGAAGCAGCTTCCTTCAGGAGCTCACTTGTTTAAGAGAAACTGTGGGGGAGGCAGCCAAAGCCAGGAGAAAATGGAAGCCATATTGCAAACCATAAACCAGATCCAGTCTGAAGAGTCCATACTGCAAACCATGGCTGGGAAACATGGAGAAGGCCAGAGAGCCCAAGAGAAGCGCGGAGAGAGGAGCCTGCTGAGAAGAGTAGCCGGCATCGTTGCGACCCCTTTCACCAAGCTGCTGAGAATCGTCGGCTATGTGTTGGTGGAGGTGGTGAGATACACGTGTTATTTCCTGTGGTATGTTGTCAAGCAGCTCAGCAACACTGCGATGGGCGGACTCTACAGCTTATGGAATGGAGTGATGTCCTATGTCAAAGAAATCAGCACAGTGCTGCTGAACATCCCCAGGGACATGGCCAAAGTCACAGCAAACATCGTCATGGGCTTTGTCCGGATCTTCCAGAAAACCCTGAGCCTCATCTACAGGATTCTCAGCGTCCCCGTTGGACTCTTCCTTCATATCATGGCTTTCCCCTTGGACACTCTCTGTGCCATTCCCATCGTCCTCAAAGACATGGCTGCTGGAGTTGGCGGCACTTGCTCACTCATTGTCGATGCCACAGCTGGCCTGATGTCCGCCTTTTATTACCTAGCTACTCACCTAGGCAAAAAGTTTGTCCCTAAGCTCTCTTCTGATGACTGA